The sequence ATATGGATGATTAAAAATTCACTCGGCTCCCTAAGCAGGAACATGtccaaactggaacgtgtccagaggagggcaaccaaaatggtcaaaggcctggaaacgatgccttatgaggaacggctaagggagctgggcatgtttagcctggagaagaggaggttaaggggtgatatgatagccatgttcaaatatataaaaggatgtcacatagaggagggagaaaggttgttttctgctgctccagagaagcggacacggagcaatggatccaaactacaagaaagaagattccacctaaacattaggaagaacttcctgacagtaagagctgttcgacagtggaatttgctgccaaggagtgtagtggagtctccttctttggaggtctttaagcagaggcttgacaaccatatgtcaggagtgctctgatggtgtttcatgcttggcagggggttggactcgatggcccttgtgatctcttccaactctatgattctataggaaactgccttatatcaagtcagaccattggtctgtctagcttagcattgtctacaTTGACGGACAGTGGCCCTCCAAGAtgtcagacaggggtctctcccagccctgcctggagatgccagggattgaacctggtactTTCTGTGGCCCTTCGTAATGAGGTTTATGTAGGCATAGATACAGGCTATTCTGGAACATGATAAATCCTTAGGGAACTGGGAGATTTACTGTCTTTCTTTCAATTTATAGATGTTGAGGAGCCAGAAGAATCAGGCTAGTCCAGGGCCGAGAAGCTGGATTTCAACCTTGCTACCTTCAGTCTGGCTCTACGGAAAAGTTGTTAAGATAACCACAGTTCAGCAGTCTGATGCCCCTCCACTTCCCTAAGAGCTTTTGTTATCTATTATATGTCCCAAAGTATTAGTCATAACAGGTTTATATGTATTAGAGAAGTCAGTTTTTAGACTACAGATACCATGTTTTTTCCTGTTGTTTATTCCTGGAACCGTGCTGTCTTGTCCTCACCCAGGAGTCTCAGTTGAAATTTAATGGATGAAGAAGAAAGTTAAAGAACCTACAAGCCATAGCACAGGCAAGACTTGTTGTCCCCCAAAGCTAAGCCCCGTTTTTGGTAGCAGGCACCAACAAGGGGCTGTAGAACGTACATTTCCAGAAAATAAATGTTATGTTGTGTATTACCATTCCAGAACAGTTCTGTTCTAGATTccgaaagattttttaaaaatctgtgttgGCTTCCTTGTTAGAAAATTCTAAAACTGAAAGAGCATGCAGTTATCTGCAAACATTATTTTGGAGGcaaaccccccccaaaaccctaCATGATGCCACTGTTAGTACCCAATCAAGGTAGCTTTGTTGGTTTCAACACTGGCACAAATTAATTCTGTTCATGCCTCCCTAACAGAACACTACTCTCTGAAGTTGCATCCATTGTACTCACCTTTACCAGTTACCAAGTAGTTATCACTAGGCTTGGCCTAATTTGGGAAGGGCATAAAGGATATTGGGAGTTCTCCACCAATAATGATAAATTATTTGTGAATGCCTGATATAAAAGGAGAGGAGTAGATAATGACCACGAGGAAAGCAAAGGGGAAAACAAATACCACAGCACGCTTCGCTTCAATTATACCTGTAAAAACAGGATCACCTTTATGACAAGTCCAGATATAATGACAACGGCTTTGCAAAGTACCAGGAAACTGTTAGACTCTGCCTCTTCTCTGTCCCACAGAGTTTGAGCATAATGCAGCAGAAGCTAAAGTTGGGCTGGggagaaactgtgtgtgtgtgactgacgGTAAATGTGGTTAAGAGGAAACATCCCTAGCAGCAGGTGGGGTGTGCAATGCTTGGTGCATATACTATTTTGCAGAGCCCCAGCACCTGGTGGGCTGCTACCAGATAAAATCCATGTATGGCAGGGGtgggaacctcagacccagggccaaatgtggccctccaagcttctCTGTGGCCCTAAGGATCCTTCAGATGCCACATCCCCTCCTAATCCACACTTCTCCATCCCTCCCTAAGTGCTTTTGTATGTCCTTAAGCTAGCTTGCCAGGATGGCATCGTATGAGTGTAGAAATGTCtgtcttttgtgtggctggaatgccgCCTATCATATAAAGGTAAGAGTAGCACCTTTTGCCCACCCACTGTCATCTCTAGCCCCATCCACCACTGGCAAATGGCTTCTGGAAGTTTTcccttgatatacagtggtacctcgggttaagtacttaattcgttctggaggtctgttcttaacctgaaactgttcttaacctgaagcaccactttagctaatggggcctcctgccgcgctgctggagcatgatttctgttctcatcctgaagcaaagttcttaatccgagataatatttctgggttagcagagtctgtaacctgaagcgtatgtaacccgaggtaccactgtaatatgggttgttgttttttactaaaaaacgttccccattcctggtgtaAGGGATCTGGGCAAAACTATCTATGTTGCAGTTGAAGCAATTGCATCAGGGCCCATGCCCGCAGTGTGCCCGAGATTCtgagcttcctttaaaaaaaaaaaaaaaaagcaacagtcTTTTGGAAGCTGAGTTAGGAATCAAAATGTGACTGGAGGGAAGTCAGGGGTGCAGGTTTCATATAGTTCGCCTGAGCAATTCCCGATGTCTGAAGGGTCCCTCaccttccactgtgattggctgTGAGTTTTCCTTGGAGTTTGTGTTGTAAGGGGGTTGCAGCCAAaggtagccccccccccactttttgtgAGATATTTGGAGGTGGGTGGGGGCAAAAATTGGCACTGGAATGGTGGCAGGGGGCATATCTTGTGGCCCAGAAGGGTTTTAATAGAGGGAGAAGAACCAGACCAGAGAAAACTCTGCTCGTTCCTCCTTCCACTCCTCTCAGACTGAAGCTGAACTACATGCGACAAGAGCCAGGATGAGAAACAGCCTCGCGTTAAGCTCGGCGCTGGCCCCGCCCCGGGTAGGTGATTAGCCGCTGAGTTTTGCGCGTCCTGATTGGCTGAGCGGGCCGACCGCGAGGTTTgaaagagcagcagaagcagaagaggattTCGAGGGCTCCATTGTGGCTCGTACGGACACCGGCGATCGAGCGGAGAAAGCTTGGCGGGCCGGGCAGAGGAGAGCACGGAGTGGGGGAAAGCCTGGTGAGAGGGGGGAGAAACGCGGCAGTCGGGGGAGAATTGCTTTGGACTCAGTCCTTGCTACTGGTGTCGGGGAGAACGAGGCTCGGCCGTGAGTTGCGCCTTTACTTCTGCAACGGCCACGGCGGGTGATTTAAGTCTCCCGCTGCCCCTCCTAATGTGAGCGCTGAGCATGTCTCATTTTGGGTACTCGTGAAAACCTCCCCCTTTCACTAGGTTGCCAGTCGTATTCGTAATTCTAGGCATTTATTTACCCACCTTATTTCAATTCCTCTTTACCTTATGGGACCTGGAAGATACGTTACAGACGCTAGGCTTGAGGCGGGTCTCCTGAATTCTCCCTGAATTAAGTTGCTCTCATagggaaaggaagaggtggaTCCCAAAGGCAGATTAGGTAGAGTGGCATGTTCTTTTTAAACAACCCTTTGCAGAAGCTGGTTAAAGAAGCTACGCTTGCACGAAGGTCACATTCGTTGCTGCTACAATCCTGTCTGAACCAAACAATGCACTTGCTAGCACTTCCATAACGAAACAAAGTGCCCACATGATAGTGTTTTTGCTAACCCCACTTCCTTGGAACTAAGCCCCAGTGGATTTATTTCTGAGGATATGTGGTTGGGAGTGTACTTAAGGGCAGTCCCttggttggaagagaccacgtGTGTTGAATACAgaacgtcccaggttcagtccctgacatcctcAGGTAGTGCgcagactgggaaagatgctCTCTGAAACCTCGAGAGCTGCTCTCAGCAGGTAGAACAGGCAATACTGGGCCCAGATGGAACAGTGGTCAGGTGAGGTACCTCCGGATTTTTTTCTAGTTAGTTTTTCTAGCTGAGGTATCCCAGCTAGTATCCCATCTACTGTTTGGCTAGCAGAGGTTGTGAGGGTTGTTTGTGCTAATGGTAATTATCCTCTAATTTAATTCGCTTCTGTTGAGGTTTAATTGGCAGAAGCCCATAAgccaaaacaaaagcaacacacaACAAAAAATAGTTGTGTGTGTTGGCTTGCAGCTGGTGATCTAATGCTGGGCTGTGCAGAAGGTAGTGTTGCGTGCCATCCCAATCTCCAAGAGGTATGAGATTCCAGAGGTCCATATTTCCTTAAAAGACTTGGAAGGGGGACCAGGCATTCATCCAACTCCCTCCCCGCCCCTGGAAAAAAGCGCACCATCATAATAGTAGATTGGCATTTGCTGCTAGGCCTTTGGGTGAGCTACTGTAGATTTCTGACCACCCCACCCTTTAATTGTTTAACAGTGGCAATAACAAAAGGTTTctcttgccctgccctgccccccacacctccacaaaattaaaaatacaagtaCTGTTGAAAAGAGAAGTAAACTGGAGTCGGTTTTTGTGTATGGAAGGATTGGGAGCTCAGATCAGAACTCGTACCAATTCTTGGCTCTGAATTGTTTTATTCTAATGGTATGCTCTTTGCACCTGGCTTCAGTTGGTAGATTTCAGGGCTCTGgtaagagcaggaaaaaacagctGCTCAAAACTGTCCACTACTGATCTAAAGTACCTTTTTGCTAGTCCTCCCCTTTGATTGGTTAGGTCAGTAGTTAATCCGTATAGCTGACATGGATaatcttgctttttttaaaaaaataatcaaagtgAACCATCAGAGAACGTTGCAAAAGTTATTTTAGATTACTTTTATTGCATCAACTATTTCAGATCATTTTTTATTATAGCTTTGAAAAATGACTGGAACTTAGTTATGTGGCAGTTTAACAATCTTCTGGCTGcaacctttttattttccttatcCCACAAAGTCTGAAACCAATAAGGGGAAAATTTAACTTTTCTACAGAAAGATGAATACTTTCCTTCATATTTCATACAAGTTGCATGCTACACTCTGGTAGTATGCAGCAGCTCCTGCCCTTTTCTGGAGCCTGTTTGAGCACACTCATGGTATGCAGGTGTTATGGACAAAGGGGGATACCCAACCAACTCATCAGGAGCATTGGCCTCCTGAGCTTGCATGCTACGCTGTAAGGACTTGGCAACAGCACACACTACCACTGGTTTCTATACACTTTGCTCTGTTATACTGGGCTCCCAGCACCACAATAAGGCAAGGAAACCCCATTTTCTGAAACATAGAAATTCACCAAAAATAGTCAAGTAGATGGTTTTATTCAGTTCCAAAAGGTAATAAAATTGTGTTCCAAGGATGGAGGGGAAGGGACCTGACTCATGGCATGAATAGAACAGGGACTCCATAATTTTCAAGATGTATCATCACACAGTTAACAGCCCTGACAAAGGGGCCAGATTAGGTGTTATCAGAGGGAAATGAGACCCAGGAAGAACAAATAAAGGTGCAGAGGGATGTTTTCCTAACAAGGGGATATGTAAATACTCTCATTGTGTGTAGTGGGTACTCGAACCATGCATGGTTGACAGGGGCATGTCTGGATCTCAGGTTTCTGTCTGGGACATACCTATGTTTTGATGCTGCTTTGTGAAATGTATTATGGGAAATTTTGGGAATTCTTAAGAAGCCATGTGCcctttgttctgggcttcttcTTCCTTGTTTTGGTTTGGGAATTAAAACCTTGCTGCAACAATAAAGCGATCAAGGCTTCTAGCCACTGTTTTGCTTCGATTTGCCCGGCTGTGGTTGCTTGCTTGAACCTGACCGATTCAGAACCCGCAGGGCTAGGCCCTAGCGAAGCTGGGAAACGATTTCAGTATTGTACCCCAAGATTATATCCTTATCATAGGCATCACACATTTTGCAGTTATAGGAAGTGTTGTTATAATTTATTTAGAAGTGGCAAGGAACCTGGAAACCAGTGGCAAAGTCTGGCAGTGGAACTTGCGCTTCTTTTTCTATTCCTCATCCTATGATGGGCTTCTCTTGCAGCATCAGTGTGTAGCCGCTATGGCCTCCCCAGTAGGGCTGTTATCTGATGAAGAAGCTGTCACTTCTCCTGTGCTGGAGTCCACTGTGGCAGAATGTGGGGCTGGCTTGTGCCGAGACCTCTTGGCGGAGTTCTCTGCCATTTCTTCAAGCAGTGAGCAGGTAAGAGCAGTGAGGTGAAGAACTAAAACCCTTGTTTGTGCTCCCTCGGGGGTAGCCAATGTGACGCTCTTTAATATGGTTGGACTGCAGCTGCCCATCAGCCCTGTCCAGCAGGACCCatggttgggaaagatggagctgTAGACCAACAGCGTCTGaaaagcatctgattggctacctctggtctggtttcaaaacaattaaaaaaacaacaaaacgaaTGGGCTAGTATTGCCTAACTCTCCTAAGTATGAACCTAAAAGTCACATGTGACTTCTCCACAGGCCGCTTCTGATGACAATGGAAAAGTGAAGGTATATGCAAGAGTGCGACCCCTGACACCAGCCGAGATGGAGAAACAGGAAGATAAAGTGAGTTTATAGGCAATGCATGGGCCAGTATCTAAGGGTGCTTTTGCCAATCTCCTGGGAGTGGATAGACACTGGTCTCTGCCCTTATCCAGAGGTATAATCACCCCAGGAGGTTGCCCCCTTTCCCTCTCTGGCAAGGGGAAGAGCAGCCTGGCCCCAGCCTATCCTCCTCATCAAGCTACAATTGCCCGAGTTCCTTATAAAGAAGGATTGATTGGTAAGCCATTCTggtaactgtagctctgtgaagggaataggggctcttaacgactctcagcaccttttaaaaaaaacaacaacacagctcccataattctttgggggaagccacaaatGTTTAAACTAGTATCCGGGGGTGCTCCTGCTGTGGCAAATAATGTTGAATGCAGAATGTTAACTGTCCTCTCTAGGGCTGCGCCTGTATTGACGATTCCGAGACCCTTCTTCTCAAAGCACCAAAGGATTCCTTCACCATGAGAAACGTTGAACGGGGGCTTGGTCAGGCGGTGCACAAATTCACCTTCACTCAGGTACATACTTGGATCTTGGGTTTATGTAGGATTCAACATGGACACCAGTTGTTTTAAGGATTTTGCAGGGCTCCACTAAGGAAAAAGTGGAGAAGCAGgggcaacccttcccctcttcgTTTTACTGCCTAACTCTAACCCCCTGAGGGGGAATGTATGGCCTGCCTCATATCAGCCCTAGCcatcaactctcatcagccctagccagcactgccaatggtcaaggttaatggaagttgtagttcaacaatgtctagaaggccccaggttccctTTCTCTGCTCTCTAAAGAAACTAACCTGTAACATTTGGGGTTGCAGATCTTTGGTCCAGAGGTGGGCCAGGCGGCTTTCTTTGATGCAACGATGAAGGATGTGGTGAAGGGTGTGCTCCATGGGCAGAACTGGCTGGTTTACACCTATGGCGTCACTAATTCAGGGAAGACTTACACCATCCAGGGTAAGAAGCACTCAGTCTGTGCTGGTTCAGGCAAGCACCTCTGCCTAGTGGCGGGGGGCACTTGTCTCAGTGTCTGCTCACTTCTTCTTTGACTTGCAGGTAGTGGTGCTGATGCGGGGATCCTGCCTCGCTCCCTGGCCATCATTTTCAATAGTATTGGGACGCGGTTGTACCGGGCCATGGATCTGAAGCCCTTCCTCTCGAGTGAGGTGACCTGGCTGGACAGCAAGCAGGTTCGACAGGAGGAAATGAAAAAGCAGGCCCTGCTTTGCGGCAAGATGAAGGAGGTGAGTGTCCCTCCCGCTCGTCGAGTCTCTTGTTATAAGGAGAAAAATGCCCTGATCAGCAACTCAgtggtcttccttccttcctttggaaTTACAGGAGGAGCTGTATACTTCTCTGAATAAAAGCCACAGCACAGCATCCCAGCTGCAAGCAGGCACAAGCGGAAGCATTGACAGTGGCTTAGGTGGCCTCTCTTACAGCTGCCAGTCTGCCAACCTGACAAGCACCAGCCAGCTAGAAGGTACCTACTGCCCTGAGCCACCTGTTTGGGGACAGGTGGTTTTCTAATTGTCACGATCAAAGCTGAGAAGTACCTCAAGAGGTGTGGAATCTCAAAATAGATAGGGCCACCCAACCCACAAGAGAGCAAGGGGGGGATATCTAGTGATAGCATCCATATATCAATTTTATAACAATGTTGAGGTGGTTTATGGGGACTCATTGATGGGCTTTACAGGAGAGGGTCTTTGGGCTTCCTCTGGAGGGGCTTGTAAAATACTCCCTCAAATCGCTTTTGGCTTGGCCATTGCTTGATGGCCAAAGCCAGTCTTCTGTCACTAACTATAAAGCAGAAAGCTGGACTGTTGCTAAAATCTTATTTACCATTCAGTAGATTTGTATTTTATCACTCTCTGAATTTCACACCAGTGAGGGCATGCAAAGGCCTCCAGAAGAGTGAGTGGGCTAGCAATGAAGGGACTTATAGGAGACTTAAAATCAAGGCAGATTCAGAGGCATGTGAGAAATTTTGCAAAGGGAGATGCCTATGGCCTTCTTTAACAGGGCAACTGCTGTGtgttaaaagggggggaattataaaGTTAATGGGGAGCCAGGCGAGGGCATTGGGAAGGGACATTGTGTCTTTTGGATGAATTTCAGCTGTGGCAATCACTGGCAATATACACATTTGGCTTTCATTGACAGAGACAGGGCCTCGCTGGGCTGACCCAGATAATGTCTCAGTGCTGGCACAAGACGATGCGCAGTTTTCCATCTGGGTCTCCTTCTTTGAGATCTACAATGAACAGATTTATGACTTGCTGGAGATGACCACACTTGGCCCAAACTGCAAGAGGCCCACCTTGCGGCTGTGCGAAGATCAGACCGGCAACGCCTACGTCAAAGGTAGAGACTGGCCAGCTTACCCAGCCAGCGGTTTTCCCATAGCTTGATCCACTGGCAGTCTGTGGGTGGCAGCATTGGTAACATGGGCTGTGTAACGGAAGAGGGTCTTGTCTGCTTGCTGAGGGTGATCCCTCGTAGAGATGTGAAGCCTGAAGCCACATATTCCTGTTCCCAGATCTGAACTGGATCAATGTTCAAGATGCTGCTGAGGCCTGGAAACTGCTGAAACTGGGCAGGAGAAATCAGAGCGTTGCCAGCACCCACATGAACCAGCATTCTAGCCGCAGGTCTGTAACAGcaccataattttatttattagcgGAGGGGTGGGGTGAAAGTGCATGTCTCAGGATTGGCAAAAAATGTCTTTCGCACAAGAAAACAAAGCGCATGGTGGCAGGAGGGCAAGTGGGTGTCTATGAGATAGGGAATGGGGGTGACAATCTGAGCCCAAGCTACTGGTTTTCATTATTCTTTTGCTCTTTGCAGTCACAGCATTTTCTCCATTCGCATTCTGCACCTCCAGGAAAGCAGTGGTGGGATGGAGCCAAAAATCAGCGAGTAAGTCAAAGTTTTTGCATGCAGCGAAGGGCAGGATTATGAGTTTCCCTGTCAGTTGGCTGAAGGGCAATCTCATTTAAGGGTAGGGGAGTTCAGAAGGGCAAAtggggtgtgtgggagagagTCCTCCCCCCCAGTCACAATGGGCACTTCTCAGACAGACGCCCACTGTATGTGTCGGTGTAAAGCTTTCAGGGGCTTTTCCAGTATCCCTGCAATGTGCCGGACCTGGAATGAAAATCTGTAATTAGGCCCCCGTTTTGCTTACCTGAAGCAGAGCAACCTAAATCTTCCATAGCGCTGAATTAACAGGTTTTAGTTGGGTGTATTTGGCAGTGGTTGACATGTCTGGTGTGCAGGATTTCTAACCTGAAGAATGCAACACTTGGGTCTGGTAGGATTAGACTTCCTGTATCCTGATACTGACAccaccctccctccttcccaggaTGTCCCTCTGTGACCTGGCCGGCTCAGAGCGCTGCAAAGAACAGAGAATCGGGGACCGCCTGAAAGAGGCAAATAACATCAACACCTCCTTGCACACGTTGGGGCGTTGCCTCACTTTGCTGCGCCAGAACCAGCAGACCAGGTAAAGCTCTTCCTAGCTCTCAGTCTGACAGCTCCTCATAGCTCTGACTTGAACCCAGCAAGGAGCGCTTCCTGTAGGATGTCCTCTCCAACTTGAGATGTTGCTGGTTGTGTGTAGGGTTTGTGTGCAGGTGGGGTGCCGGCTATGGTTGCTGCTTTTCTGCTCCATTTCTAGGGCTTAAATCCTCTTCCTGTATCCTTAACAGGCtgaagcagagtgtcgttcctttcCGGGACAGCAAGCTCACCCGTGTGTTCCAAGGCTTCTTCACAGGACGTGGGCAGTCCTGTATGATTGTTAATATCAACCCGTGTGCTTCATCGTACTATGAGACTCTTCAGGTGGCTAAGTTTTCAGCTATTGCTAGTCAGGTGAGACACAAAGTTGTTGAAGGTGCCTGCAAGGTTCCATAAATGTTGGCTGGCCTTTGAAGTTTCACTGCtaatccctcctctctctctcccccccccccccggtgtaccCCAAAGTGTGCTTGTTACACTTGTACTCTCTCTCCTAACACCTCTTACGTGTTTccccattttctttcctttaataatcataatgatgataataattaataataatttattattaatttattatttatacctcacccatctggctgggtttccccaactcccaacagaatattaaaaacacgataaaacatcaaacattaaaaacttccctaaacagggctgccttcagatttcttctaaaagtcagataattgtttatttccttgacatctgaagggagggcattccacagggcgggcgccactaccgagaaggccctctgcctggttccctgtaacctcacttctcgctgggagggaaccgccagaaggccctcagtgctagaCCTTTGTGTatgagctgaacaatgggggtggagatgctccttcaggtatactgagtcgaggccatttagggtttaaaggtcaacaccaatactttgaattgtgctcaaaaatgtgcctatttatttgtatttattgcatttgtttacTGCACTTTGCCTGTAGATCTCAAGGCAGTCCAcgacataaaaatgcaaaatgcataataaaaacaagaatggaAACAAACTAATAAGCCCCCAGACCCCAGCCTCTCTTCTCCAGTATCTTCTCCACACCTTACCTTGGCAACCTTTGGCTAAGTTCAGCAGCACCTGCAATTCCCTCTCTGAAGGACCCTTGGGTGCTGGTGTGCTATGTAGCACAGCTGGTTGGCTGCAAGAGAGCGGAGAAACGGGCAAGATTAGGGAATATGGTATATCTCAATCCTTGCCAGGGATGAAACATACTTTCCATAGTATGAGGAAGGACAGATAGCTGATTGTACTTCTAGGGAGGGCTAGATGTGGATCCAGGCATGGATGTCAACTGGGGCAGGAGAATTTCCGACAATGTGTTAAACTGGCTAGGTTAAACATAAGGCTGTAGCACATGGGTGGGAAAGCGAGGGCCAGATGCAGGCCTCTGCCTTGGCCCTGGgattctccctaggccacacaccCCTGTGCTATCCtcaggtgcttttgcctggctgggatgtgtccatTGCTCTTTGGAATATGCCAACAGCAACACTTTGTATACCTTCCAGATCCTACAAGCTCCTACAAAGCTCCTGTCGATTCAGTCTCTCATCAAGGAGCACAGCCTCCGGGGGAAGAAGATCACTGAAGAAGTACCGTATCAAGAAGCTGAATCGGATGAAGAGAGCGAGGATGAAATGGATGTGACCACATATGACAAAGAGGCAAGTGCTCATTTGTCACTCACTGAGAAAGTCTCCCATTGGCAGGGTCCTTTGGTAGACTGGAGCAGCCAGAAAACCTCTTATGGACCCAGCCAAGAATAGACCGTGAAGTGTCAACTGAGGTTCAAAAATTCTGTGCCCTCACGCAGGAAAAAATGTAAAGCTGTCTGATGCAATGATAGCCAGTTACCGCTGGGCTCCAAAACCTCCTTTGGATACTTACTTGCCCATTAAAAATAGAGTAGCTGTAGTAATGCTTGGATGTCTGGGGCAATTCCTCAACTTGGCTGTTCTGGAaaacctgggactcagctacattagtcaaaaacctgcattttaaatgagttataaacatgcaacaccagatggcgctggagtgcacaaaacttttctatgcaattttacatacaggggtttttaaaaaattgttaaatGATTGAATTTATGACTTACAGCATTttattcctgtgtgtagatccaccccagtTGTTAtgttcctttcctctcttccttcaGGACCTGTTGCGTGTGGTTGAAGCTGTGCGAGACCTTCTGCTGAAAGAGCGGCAGGAGAAGTTTCAGCTGGAAATGCGTCTCCGCGATGAAATCTGCAATGAAATGATGGATCTCCTACAGAAGAAGGAACAGTGGACCAGGTACTGTTGGTGGCAGAGGGCTGTGGAGGCacgtctcctcctctccaggactGGGCCTTGGCGGTCCATCCCACATCTTGTCTGTTCTTGATATGACtctttccctgcccacccactttcaccttcccctctgcagtgagCATGTGGACATCCAAAAGGAGATGCTGGAGGACGTTTATGAGGAGAAACTGAACAGTCTGAAGGAATCACTTACGGACTACTATCAGGAGAAGATTGAGGTGCGTGGGGTGAAAGAGCTGTGGGAAGGAGGTGCTGGAGGGTTTCCTGAGGGCAGGACATTGCAGTTCCAAACCTTAGCACTGACCTGAAGCAAGGCACCCAGTTTTATTGGCATCTGCAAAACTGCAGGGCCTCATGACATCTTTTAAAAGATTTAACAAATTTATAATGGCATACGTGTTGTCAAATGTGCGCTctaagtccatgaaagcttatgccagggACACCCCAACGTTTTTGGAACcaggggcacatttggaaatctcaGAAACTGTCATGGGCACTAATCAAAAGCCATTTTAcataaagaaaaaagcacacctgcCAGTTCTCAGAACCCCCAAAACACCCACACCATGCTCCCCAAAACGAAGACAGGCAAAAGCATGCCATACACCCCAAAATAAGgcaacccccacaaaaaagcctTTTAAAAGGACAATTGAAGCAATTCAGGAAGAGCAGAGGGTGTTTGGGGGGTTCAGTGAGGGTGTCTGAGGGTTCCATGGTCGGAAACCCTAGCTTATGACATGGTGATTTCAGTCCACACAGAAGAAAGTTTGGGCAAGCAG comes from Podarcis raffonei isolate rPodRaf1 chromosome 2, rPodRaf1.pri, whole genome shotgun sequence and encodes:
- the KIF20A gene encoding kinesin-like protein KIF20A, translating into MASPVGLLSDEEAVTSPVLESTVAECGAGLCRDLLAEFSAISSSSEQAASDDNGKVKVYARVRPLTPAEMEKQEDKGCACIDDSETLLLKAPKDSFTMRNVERGLGQAVHKFTFTQIFGPEVGQAAFFDATMKDVVKGVLHGQNWLVYTYGVTNSGKTYTIQGSGADAGILPRSLAIIFNSIGTRLYRAMDLKPFLSSEVTWLDSKQVRQEEMKKQALLCGKMKEEELYTSLNKSHSTASQLQAGTSGSIDSGLGGLSYSCQSANLTSTSQLEETGPRWADPDNVSVLAQDDAQFSIWVSFFEIYNEQIYDLLEMTTLGPNCKRPTLRLCEDQTGNAYVKDLNWINVQDAAEAWKLLKLGRRNQSVASTHMNQHSSRSHSIFSIRILHLQESSGGMEPKISEMSLCDLAGSERCKEQRIGDRLKEANNINTSLHTLGRCLTLLRQNQQTRLKQSVVPFRDSKLTRVFQGFFTGRGQSCMIVNINPCASSYYETLQVAKFSAIASQILQAPTKLLSIQSLIKEHSLRGKKITEEVPYQEAESDEESEDEMDVTTYDKEDLLRVVEAVRDLLLKERQEKFQLEMRLRDEICNEMMDLLQKKEQWTSEHVDIQKEMLEDVYEEKLNSLKESLTDYYQEKIESQDEKIKELQDALQEAKRQQQLQERKEADPEQTPRKSKRLAAATPAQNQELLQAKAKLEQCQAELQRTTEELRKHQKMLEPPLSSKPITTNVDRKLEEGQKNVRMLRSELQKLGESLQSAERACCHSTGAGKLREVLSKCDNILAKQDQTLAELQNNMMLVKMDLRKKAACIAEQFHTVQKLQAAPTSCSKKRFCANNENVQPRSQPPFKKPFLHNFLTCTTAMPAVAIETPYSSILRARGSPTSKSMAFGKKH